The following proteins come from a genomic window of Solwaraspora sp. WMMA2065:
- a CDS encoding MFS transporter: MTSHTSTGQPTGTGKAGTGVLLLAVLVAFCAQQVLLPALAPFARETGLTETQLGLTIGAAAAVLVLAAPWWARRCSTFGPRAVLVTGLTVALAGLTAFGAVATLALTGDLDPSLTFMLMLVTRGLLFGAGLAAVPVAALAIVVAGSTAQERTGAVGKLGAAQGLAIVLGPAIGAVVAFAGLLGPVWAAPAAVLTALLLMFVLVPPSVTTGPPPASGPARLRPWDPRIRWVLLVGFLLYTGLGLVLLTIGFAVQDRGGLDTDVAARATGAVIFACGLVLAGTQGVLVPRLRWQPRRLMLVGAPIAAAGLLAIAVVPGVWGIGAAMLVVAAGMGIATPGYTAAPSMVVEEHEQAPAAGLLTATNGLAFVAGPALGGALYAAAYPLPFVTAAIMVLFGLALLLVDQSGLARR, encoded by the coding sequence ATGACGAGTCACACCTCAACCGGCCAGCCGACCGGCACCGGCAAGGCCGGTACCGGGGTGCTGCTGCTGGCCGTCCTGGTCGCGTTCTGTGCCCAGCAGGTGCTGCTGCCGGCACTGGCACCGTTCGCCCGCGAGACCGGGCTCACCGAGACCCAGCTCGGCCTGACCATCGGCGCCGCCGCCGCGGTGCTGGTGCTGGCCGCACCCTGGTGGGCACGCCGCTGCAGCACGTTCGGGCCACGTGCCGTCCTGGTGACGGGGTTGACCGTCGCCCTGGCCGGTCTGACCGCCTTCGGTGCCGTCGCCACCCTGGCCCTGACTGGTGACCTCGACCCGAGCCTCACCTTCATGCTCATGCTGGTGACCCGCGGGCTGCTGTTCGGGGCAGGGCTGGCCGCGGTGCCGGTCGCCGCGCTCGCCATCGTCGTCGCCGGCTCCACCGCGCAGGAGCGCACCGGCGCGGTCGGCAAGCTGGGTGCCGCCCAGGGGCTGGCGATCGTACTCGGGCCGGCGATCGGGGCTGTGGTCGCGTTCGCCGGACTGCTCGGCCCGGTGTGGGCCGCGCCTGCCGCAGTGCTGACCGCCCTGCTGCTCATGTTCGTGTTGGTGCCGCCATCAGTCACGACCGGGCCGCCGCCCGCCAGCGGCCCGGCCCGGCTGCGGCCATGGGACCCACGGATACGCTGGGTACTGCTCGTCGGGTTCCTGCTCTACACCGGACTGGGCCTGGTCCTGCTGACCATCGGCTTCGCCGTGCAGGACCGTGGTGGCCTCGACACCGACGTGGCCGCCCGGGCAACCGGCGCTGTCATCTTCGCCTGCGGCCTCGTACTCGCCGGCACGCAGGGCGTCCTCGTACCGAGACTCCGGTGGCAGCCGCGCCGGTTGATGCTGGTCGGCGCCCCGATCGCCGCAGCGGGCCTGCTGGCCATCGCGGTCGTGCCCGGCGTCTGGGGCATCGGTGCCGCCATGCTGGTCGTCGCCGCCGGCATGGGAATCGCGACGCCGGGCTACACCGCCGCCCCGTCGATGGTGGTCGAGGAACACGAACAGGCACCCGCCGCAGGACTGCTGACCGCAACCAACGGACTCGCCTTCGTCGCCGGACCGGCACTGGGCGGCGCACTGTACGCGGCCGCGTACCCGCTGCCGTTCGTCACCGCCGCGATCATGGTGCTGTTCGGGCTCGCACTGCTGCTCGTCGACCAGTCCGGCCTGGCGAGGCGCTGA